A genomic window from Luteolibacter sp. LG18 includes:
- a CDS encoding LemA family protein: MYTTVGILGTAVAVLVVVILWYIIATYNGLVRMRNVFGNAFAQIDVQLKRRHDLIPNLVEAAKTYLNHERGTLEAVVAARHAAETARTEAAATPGARVEMQKLAAAEGALGGSLGRLFAVMEAYPDLKANATIARLMEELTSTENKVSFARQAYNDAVMGYNIRREIFPANFIAGTFHFPVASLFEIDKSAEREAPVVRF, from the coding sequence ATGTATACGACCGTTGGGATTCTGGGGACCGCTGTGGCAGTGCTGGTGGTGGTCATCCTCTGGTACATCATCGCGACCTACAACGGCCTGGTCCGCATGCGGAATGTCTTCGGCAATGCCTTCGCCCAGATCGACGTGCAGTTGAAACGCCGCCACGACCTCATCCCGAATCTCGTCGAGGCCGCCAAGACCTATCTCAACCATGAGCGCGGGACGCTTGAGGCGGTGGTGGCCGCCCGCCACGCGGCGGAGACCGCCCGCACCGAGGCCGCTGCCACGCCGGGTGCCCGCGTGGAGATGCAGAAACTCGCCGCCGCGGAAGGCGCGCTGGGAGGCTCGCTCGGCCGCCTGTTCGCGGTGATGGAGGCCTATCCGGATCTCAAGGCGAACGCGACCATCGCCCGGCTCATGGAAGAGCTGACCAGCACCGAGAACAAGGTGTCTTTCGCCCGCCAGGCCTACAATGACGCCGTGATGGGCTATAACATCCGTCGTGAAATCTTCCCGGCGAACTTCATCGCCGGCACCTTCCATTTCCCGGTGGCCTCCTTGTTCGAGATCGACAAGTCCGCGGAGCGGGAAGCTCCGGTGGTGCGCTTCTAA
- a CDS encoding prephenate dehydrogenase/arogenate dehydrogenase family protein: protein MDFQKVAVLGGGLLGGSLALALTKKFPDLGVSLWARREETAATARSLGIAGATSELPAAVAGADLVVLAVPVGAMPDLVKKALAAGLAAGAVVTDVGSVKGVVHATLPPVLAGSGIPFIGSHPMAGSEHGGIEAAKATLFESAACLLTDDQRSPVELRGKLERFWQSVGCRTSWMLSAVHDELVARISHLPHVIAAAGATVALRDPGDGRFGGGGLRDTTRVAGGDPAMWTEILMENREALAAPLRETIAGLREMLASLEAGDHETVHRLLATAKTRRDALPLNR from the coding sequence ATGGATTTCCAAAAGGTGGCGGTGCTCGGGGGCGGATTGCTCGGAGGATCGCTCGCGCTTGCCCTGACGAAGAAATTTCCCGATCTGGGTGTGAGCCTGTGGGCCCGCCGCGAGGAAACGGCGGCCACCGCCCGATCGCTCGGCATCGCTGGAGCCACCTCGGAATTGCCCGCCGCCGTGGCAGGCGCGGATCTGGTGGTGCTCGCCGTACCGGTGGGAGCGATGCCGGACCTGGTGAAGAAGGCCTTGGCTGCCGGTCTCGCCGCGGGTGCGGTGGTCACGGATGTCGGCAGCGTGAAGGGCGTGGTGCACGCCACTCTGCCGCCGGTGCTCGCGGGCAGCGGCATTCCTTTCATTGGCAGCCACCCGATGGCCGGTTCCGAACACGGCGGCATCGAGGCCGCGAAGGCCACCCTTTTCGAGTCCGCCGCCTGCTTGCTCACCGATGACCAGCGTTCGCCGGTCGAGCTGCGGGGGAAGTTGGAGCGCTTCTGGCAGTCCGTCGGATGCCGCACCTCGTGGATGCTTTCCGCGGTTCATGATGAGCTGGTTGCGCGGATTTCCCATCTCCCGCACGTGATCGCCGCGGCGGGGGCGACGGTGGCCCTGCGGGACCCCGGCGACGGCCGCTTCGGCGGTGGCGGCCTCCGCGACACCACCCGGGTGGCCGGCGGCGACCCCGCCATGTGGACCGAGATCCTCATGGAAAACCGGGAGGCGCTGGCCGCGCCCCTGCGCGAGACCATCGCCGGGCTTCGTGAAATGCTTGCCTCGCTGGAGGCGGGCGACCATGAAACCGTCCATCGGCTGCTGGCCACCGCCAAGACCCGCCGGGACGCTCTGCCCCTCAACCGCTAA
- a CDS encoding lysophospholipid acyltransferase family protein encodes MMRWIYWCGWMTLGAAFRSLFGMRVIGAEKLVTEGAVLVASNHESFLDPPLIGNLYRTEMWYLARKTLFRGFGAWLYPRWNAIPVDQDRPDMGSLKTVIKLLKEGERVLVFPEGERTLDGNLGEVQPGIGLVAVKSGAVIQPVRIRGAREALPRGSGRIRFARISVTVGDPIRLTAEEIKASHGKEGYQAISKRIMDAIAAL; translated from the coding sequence ATGATGCGTTGGATTTACTGGTGCGGCTGGATGACCCTCGGCGCGGCGTTTCGCTCGCTGTTTGGCATGCGGGTCATCGGCGCGGAGAAGCTCGTCACCGAAGGAGCGGTGCTGGTGGCCTCGAACCATGAGAGCTTCCTCGATCCGCCTTTGATCGGGAATCTCTACCGCACCGAGATGTGGTATCTCGCCCGGAAGACGCTTTTCCGCGGTTTTGGCGCTTGGCTGTACCCGCGTTGGAACGCGATCCCGGTCGACCAGGATCGTCCGGACATGGGCAGCCTGAAAACCGTGATCAAACTCCTCAAGGAAGGCGAGCGCGTGCTGGTGTTCCCGGAAGGCGAGCGCACGCTTGATGGCAATCTCGGCGAGGTCCAGCCCGGCATCGGCCTGGTGGCGGTCAAATCCGGCGCGGTGATCCAGCCGGTGCGCATCCGCGGAGCCCGTGAGGCTTTGCCGCGTGGTTCCGGTCGCATCCGTTTCGCCCGGATCTCGGTGACCGTCGGCGATCCGATCCGCCTCACGGCGGAGGAAATCAAGGCCTCCCACGGCAAGGAAGGTTACCAGGCAATCTCGAAGCGGATCATGGACGCCATTGCGGCGTTGTAA
- a CDS encoding type II secretion system protein: protein MKTPRPDRKRGYTLMELSLAMMIGLAVGAMVLSLANQQFAFLRIYNAQSFLVEEAPVLSAYMNKIIGQAERYRLHNNLTDAKAGTNSVLTNASVLVLNYQQPDGTARAGILAFQNLGSGNALYYYVVPANGILGTPEWALTKRPKDVKFSVENGILRTRITGPADEVLTYSGAMQQ from the coding sequence ATGAAGACACCGCGTCCAGACCGGAAAAGGGGCTACACGCTCATGGAGTTGTCGCTGGCGATGATGATCGGCCTGGCGGTCGGCGCGATGGTGCTGTCGCTGGCCAACCAGCAGTTCGCCTTCCTCCGGATCTACAACGCGCAGAGCTTCCTCGTGGAGGAGGCCCCGGTGCTCAGCGCCTACATGAACAAGATCATCGGCCAGGCCGAGCGCTACCGCCTCCACAACAATCTCACCGACGCCAAGGCGGGCACCAACTCCGTGCTCACCAATGCCTCGGTGCTGGTGCTCAATTACCAGCAACCCGATGGCACGGCCCGCGCCGGCATCCTGGCGTTCCAGAACCTCGGCAGCGGCAACGCGCTTTACTACTACGTGGTGCCGGCCAACGGCATCCTCGGCACGCCGGAATGGGCGCTCACGAAGCGGCCCAAGGACGTGAAATTCTCCGTCGAAAACGGCATCCTCCGGACGAGGATCACCGGGCCTGCCGATGAGGTGCTCACCTATTCCGGAGCCATGCAGCAATGA
- a CDS encoding C4-type zinc ribbon domain-containing protein — protein sequence MLDEIRDLLVLQDRDKRLQTIQKDLDKLPQEETRAKTKLSGDQAAVDKATEALRACELEVKKVELDAETRRTTIKRLKLQQFETRKNDEYQALGHEVIRYEKDLDGLETRELELMEETDGLRTALAEANAALAKTRGLVDADLASIAERKANLLAARDEVKAERDRLAAAGPANVMPLYERLLKTKGGVAIAPMHEGRCGGCHMKLIAGTVIKVQAAKEIAQCEDCGRILYAD from the coding sequence ATGCTCGATGAAATCCGCGACCTGCTGGTGCTCCAGGACCGTGACAAACGCCTCCAGACCATCCAGAAGGACTTGGACAAGCTCCCGCAGGAAGAGACCCGCGCGAAGACCAAGCTTTCCGGCGACCAGGCGGCGGTGGACAAGGCGACCGAGGCGCTCCGCGCCTGCGAACTGGAGGTCAAGAAGGTGGAGCTGGATGCCGAGACACGCCGCACCACCATCAAGCGGCTGAAACTCCAACAGTTCGAAACCCGCAAGAACGACGAATACCAGGCGCTGGGACACGAGGTGATACGCTACGAGAAGGACCTCGATGGACTGGAAACCCGCGAGTTGGAGCTGATGGAGGAAACCGACGGCCTGCGCACGGCGCTGGCCGAGGCAAACGCGGCTCTGGCGAAGACCCGCGGACTGGTCGACGCCGACCTGGCCTCCATCGCGGAACGCAAGGCCAACCTGCTGGCCGCGCGGGACGAGGTGAAGGCCGAGCGCGACCGCCTCGCGGCCGCGGGTCCGGCCAACGTGATGCCCCTCTACGAACGCCTCCTGAAGACCAAGGGCGGAGTCGCGATCGCGCCGATGCACGAGGGCCGCTGCGGCGGCTGCCACATGAAGCTGATCGCCGGCACCGTGATCAAGGTGCAGGCCGCCAAGGAAATCGCCCAGTGCGAGGACTGCGGACGCATCCTCTACGCGGATTGA
- a CDS encoding acyl-CoA reductase produces MTATRQRLEALLAQRDALTPWVGEFDEAALTGLLETQLGSADALDAWVPRGDTRGRAVPYSPLLHVVSGNTPHAAFQSVFRGLLVGSHNRVKLPSSGLPEFEAWVPTLPPVLRDLIEIRHDLPDEWLASEAAVVFGSASTLATFRELLSSGTPLIDHGPKLSIGVVFEPDREAADLAARDILAYEQRGCLSIQALYVAGGPIAAGRFAAELAGAMARHREAHGRESLSLSESGAISNSRELLRFRFANGDDVALWESEGDTSWTVVYQADPTLAPGPLNGFVTVHPLPPAGRLHEALGPETAHLSTVAIHPYTDALADRLEPLSAPRVCPLGQSQQPPFFWHHDGRMPLADLVRWRDRA; encoded by the coding sequence ATGACCGCCACCCGCCAACGCCTCGAGGCCCTGCTGGCCCAGCGCGACGCCCTCACGCCATGGGTCGGGGAGTTCGACGAAGCCGCCCTGACCGGCCTGCTGGAAACCCAGCTCGGCTCCGCGGACGCGCTCGATGCCTGGGTTCCGCGTGGCGATACCCGTGGGAGAGCCGTGCCCTATTCGCCGCTGCTCCATGTGGTGAGCGGCAACACCCCGCACGCCGCCTTTCAATCCGTGTTCCGCGGACTCCTCGTAGGTAGCCACAACCGGGTCAAGCTCCCCTCCTCCGGCCTCCCGGAGTTCGAGGCCTGGGTCCCCACCCTACCGCCGGTGCTGCGTGATCTCATCGAGATCCGCCACGACCTGCCGGACGAGTGGCTCGCCAGTGAAGCCGCCGTGGTCTTCGGCAGCGCCTCCACCCTGGCCACCTTCCGCGAACTGCTGTCGTCCGGCACACCGCTGATCGATCACGGCCCGAAATTGAGCATCGGCGTGGTGTTCGAACCGGACCGGGAAGCCGCCGATCTCGCGGCGCGTGACATCCTCGCTTACGAGCAACGCGGCTGCCTCTCCATCCAAGCCCTCTACGTCGCCGGAGGACCGATCGCGGCGGGACGTTTTGCCGCCGAACTGGCAGGGGCCATGGCGCGCCACCGTGAAGCGCACGGGCGGGAGTCACTCAGCCTCTCGGAAAGCGGAGCCATTTCGAACAGCCGCGAACTGCTGCGTTTCCGCTTCGCCAATGGCGACGACGTGGCGCTGTGGGAAAGCGAGGGCGACACGAGCTGGACGGTGGTCTATCAGGCCGATCCGACGCTCGCGCCCGGTCCGCTCAATGGCTTCGTCACCGTGCACCCCCTGCCTCCGGCCGGACGCTTGCACGAGGCGCTGGGCCCGGAAACCGCCCACCTTTCCACGGTGGCGATCCACCCCTACACCGACGCGCTGGCCGACCGGTTGGAACCGCTCTCGGCCCCACGCGTCTGCCCGCTCGGCCAATCCCAGCAACCGCCCTTCTTCTGGCACCACGACGGCCGCATGCCACTGGCCGATCTGGTCCGCTGGCGCGACCGCGCCTAA
- the aroA gene encoding 3-phosphoshikimate 1-carboxyvinyltransferase → MSEFRVKSIETLHAEFSVPGDKSMSHRAAMLAGLSNGTCTITNFLPSEDCLNTLKAMQALGAEVEVLEELEGYGPVAMKITGRSMKLQAPVEPIDCGNSGTGMRLLAGLLAAQPFTSELFGDASLSSRPMGRITKPLEEMGAKIETLGEKPGCAPLRITGGKLTPIRYEMPMASAQVKSAVLLAGLFTEGRTTVTQPAETRDHTERMLESFRVRTIRDGNAITIYGDQMPEACDFVVPGDISSAAFWLVAAAAMPGSRLMIKNVGLNPTRTAIINVLVRMGAHIIVAEHQTEGEAIGNIEVHGAQLKGTSLLPEEIPNLIDEIPVIAVAAALAEGTTSIRNARELRVKETDRIATVVENLRLMGGDITEFEDGMEIHGGKPLIGTTLDSYGDHRIAMAFAIAGLFAAGETVVKNTECVNTSYPGFSKHLDAVRHERTNPADYEQKTLVRA, encoded by the coding sequence ATGTCGGAATTCCGAGTCAAATCGATCGAAACCCTTCACGCCGAGTTCAGCGTGCCGGGTGACAAGAGCATGTCCCACCGCGCCGCGATGCTGGCCGGTCTTTCCAACGGCACCTGCACCATCACCAATTTCCTGCCCAGCGAGGACTGCCTGAACACGCTGAAGGCCATGCAGGCGCTCGGCGCCGAGGTCGAGGTGCTGGAGGAACTGGAAGGCTACGGCCCGGTCGCGATGAAGATCACCGGCCGCTCGATGAAGCTCCAGGCCCCCGTCGAGCCGATCGACTGTGGCAATTCCGGCACCGGCATGCGCTTGCTCGCGGGCCTGCTGGCCGCCCAGCCGTTCACGTCGGAACTTTTCGGCGATGCCTCGCTTTCCTCTCGTCCGATGGGCCGCATCACCAAGCCACTCGAGGAGATGGGCGCGAAGATCGAGACCCTCGGTGAAAAGCCGGGCTGCGCGCCGCTCCGCATCACCGGCGGCAAGCTCACGCCGATCCGCTACGAGATGCCGATGGCCAGTGCCCAGGTGAAGAGCGCCGTGCTGCTCGCCGGTCTCTTCACGGAAGGCCGTACCACCGTCACCCAGCCCGCGGAAACCCGCGACCACACCGAGCGCATGCTGGAGTCCTTCCGCGTCCGCACGATCCGCGATGGCAACGCGATCACCATCTACGGCGACCAGATGCCCGAGGCCTGCGATTTCGTGGTGCCCGGCGATATCTCCAGCGCCGCCTTCTGGCTGGTAGCCGCCGCCGCCATGCCCGGCTCCCGCCTGATGATCAAGAACGTGGGCCTCAATCCGACCCGCACGGCGATCATCAACGTCCTCGTCCGCATGGGTGCCCACATCATCGTGGCCGAGCACCAGACCGAAGGCGAGGCAATCGGCAACATCGAGGTCCATGGCGCGCAGTTGAAGGGCACCTCGCTGCTGCCGGAGGAAATTCCGAACCTCATCGACGAGATCCCGGTGATCGCCGTGGCCGCCGCCCTGGCGGAAGGCACCACCAGCATCCGCAATGCCCGCGAGCTGCGCGTGAAGGAAACCGACCGCATCGCCACGGTGGTCGAGAACCTGCGCCTGATGGGCGGGGACATCACCGAGTTCGAGGACGGCATGGAGATCCACGGCGGCAAGCCGCTGATCGGCACCACCCTCGATTCCTACGGCGACCATCGTATCGCCATGGCCTTCGCCATCGCCGGCCTCTTCGCCGCGGGTGAGACCGTGGTGAAGAACACCGAGTGCGTGAACACCTCGTATCCCGGGTTCTCGAAGCATCTCGATGCTGTCCGCCACGAGCGGACCAACCCCGCCGACTACGAACAGAAAACCCTCGTCCGAGCATGA
- a CDS encoding 3'-5' exonuclease: protein MPLIRDCRFTAIDFESAGAARGRTDAPVQIGLAGWSHAEGHGGTFMSYLKTDQPVTWSARKVHGIGPEHLVNAPSLLSLWPELKTRLAGAVVVAHGKGTEKRFLRAFPGHGFGPWIDTLLLARAAWPELPDHSLGALSESRGLTAAITALVPDRKWHDALYDAVASLVLLEDLITSCGLEDLPMDGLVSPDTSTWHRLRR, encoded by the coding sequence GTGCCGCTTATCCGCGACTGCCGTTTCACCGCCATCGACTTCGAATCCGCCGGAGCCGCGCGCGGGCGCACCGACGCGCCGGTGCAGATCGGGCTCGCAGGATGGTCTCATGCCGAGGGCCATGGCGGGACGTTCATGTCCTACTTGAAAACCGACCAACCGGTGACGTGGTCGGCCCGGAAGGTGCATGGCATCGGCCCCGAACACCTCGTGAACGCCCCTTCCCTGCTCTCGCTATGGCCGGAGCTGAAGACCCGGCTCGCCGGAGCGGTGGTGGTGGCCCATGGCAAGGGCACGGAAAAGCGTTTCCTGCGGGCATTCCCCGGCCACGGCTTCGGCCCGTGGATCGACACCCTGCTGCTGGCCCGCGCGGCGTGGCCGGAACTGCCGGACCATTCGCTGGGCGCGCTTTCTGAAAGCCGGGGGCTGACAGCCGCCATCACCGCGCTGGTACCGGACCGCAAGTGGCACGACGCGCTCTACGACGCGGTGGCCTCGCTGGTGCTGCTGGAGGATCTGATCACCTCCTGCGGATTGGAAGATCTGCCGATGGATGGCCTGGTTTCCCCTGACACCTCCACCTGGCACCGCCTGAGGCGTTGA
- the cmk gene encoding (d)CMP kinase produces MTSISPDSGNVAIAIDGPAASGKSTLARILAEQLGLVMVNSGAMYRAVTWKVLREGVDPHDAAAVIAVLHRTTLECGDDGRYSTIKVDGIDPGDELRGEAVNSNVSAVSAVPEVRDALVALQREYLKRASVVMEGRDIGSVVFPDTPYKIYVDADEEVRAARRRDAGELDAVSKRDAADSRRATAPLIVANGATVLDTSDHTIESGVAAAIEILEKQGLKLL; encoded by the coding sequence ATGACCTCGATCTCACCGGATTCCGGAAATGTCGCCATCGCCATCGACGGCCCGGCGGCTTCGGGAAAGAGCACCCTGGCCCGCATCCTCGCGGAGCAACTCGGGCTGGTGATGGTCAATTCCGGCGCGATGTACCGCGCCGTGACGTGGAAGGTGCTGCGCGAGGGCGTGGACCCGCACGACGCCGCCGCGGTGATCGCGGTTCTTCACCGCACGACACTGGAGTGCGGCGACGACGGCCGCTATTCGACGATCAAGGTTGATGGCATCGATCCGGGCGACGAGCTCCGCGGCGAGGCGGTGAACTCCAACGTCTCCGCCGTCTCCGCCGTGCCGGAGGTGCGTGATGCCCTGGTGGCCTTGCAACGCGAGTATCTCAAGCGCGCCAGCGTGGTGATGGAAGGCCGGGACATCGGGTCCGTCGTCTTCCCGGACACGCCCTACAAGATCTACGTCGATGCGGACGAGGAGGTCCGCGCCGCGCGCCGCCGCGATGCGGGCGAACTCGACGCGGTGTCGAAGCGCGATGCCGCCGACAGCCGCCGGGCGACCGCGCCGCTGATCGTGGCGAACGGTGCGACCGTGCTGGACACCTCCGACCACACGATCGAGTCCGGCGTCGCCGCGGCGATTGAGATCCTCGAGAAGCAAGGACTCAAACTGCTCTGA